The Anguilla rostrata isolate EN2019 chromosome 18, ASM1855537v3, whole genome shotgun sequence genome has a window encoding:
- the fbxo5 gene encoding F-box only protein 5 encodes MKSPFTKPEAPLICKMERCEKVLERTSPKKTPASVALKPRPPACVKALTFDSHESPATRDKENREESLSSSLLGCGELEGEAAALALSSFQEDSGYASPDQTGGSSTPLAAASLLRAGPADPKLPALLYQRAVCRALGEGYERTRRFDWTVAHGLAGQFGLHNVIGGKMGLEHVDVLQGLLKRDMKHLLTRILLLLGDGDLVSCKKVSRTWRKIISGDPRAQRRCKEAEQRLWDSRQNGPLLTRDVNPSRSAFSHVQLLASVPIQKPSGQDQTSSRKSRFREFQEIGSTVRQDEGLKPCRVCGSPARFSPAACRAACTRRSCGFVCCTLCQAQYHGSSACRLGVSRNPGQSKPCLLVGSAQSKRNVRRL; translated from the exons atgaaaagccCTTTTACCAAGCCAGAGGCCCCTCTTATCTGTAAAATGGAGCGTTGTGAGAAGGTGCTGGAACGGACTTCACCCAAAAAGACTCCAGCGAGCGTCGCCCTCAAACCTCGCCCCCCGGCGTGCGTGAAGGCCTTAACCTTCGACTCCCACGAGAGCCCGGCCACCCGGGACAAGGAGAACCGCGAGGAGTCCCTATCCTCCAGCCTGCTGGGCTGCGGGGAGCTGGAGGGCGAGGCGGCGGCCCTGGCCCTCAGCAGTTTCCAGGAGGACAGCGGTTACGCCTCCCCCGACCAGACGGGCGGCTCCTCCACCCCTCTGGCCGCGGCCTCCCTGCTCCGGGCCGGCCCGGCGGACCCCAAGCTCCCGGCCCTGCTGTACCAGCGCGCCGTGTGCCGGGCGCTGGGCGAGGGCTACGAGCGGACGCGGCGGTTCGACTGGACGGTGGCGCACGGCCTGGCGGGGCAGTTCGGCCTGCACAACGTGATCGGCGGGAAAATGGGGCTGGAGCACGTGGACGTGCTGCAGGGCCTCCTGAAGAGGGACATGAAGCACCTCTTGACCCGGATCCTGCTCCTCCTGGGAGACGGTGATCTTGTAAG CTGCAAAAAAGTGAGCAGGACCTGGCGGAAGATCATTTCCGGTGACCCGAGGGCACAAAGAAGGTGTAAAGAAGCTGAACAGAGGCTCTGG GATTCCAGACAGAATGGGCCCCTTTTGACGCGGGACGTCAACCCTTCCAGGAGTGCATTCAGCCACGTCCAGCTTTTGGCCTCCGTTCCCATACAGAAGCCAAGCGGGCAGGACCAGACCTCGTCCCGGAAAAGCCGCTTTCGGGAATTCCAGGAG ATCGGCAGCACGGTGAGGCAGGACGAGGGCCTGAAGCCGTGCAGGGTGTGCGGGTCCCCGGCGCGGTTCAGCCCGGCCGCGTGCCGGGCTGCGTGCACCCGCCGCAGCTGCGGCTTCGTCTGCTGCACGCTGTGCCAGGCGCAGTACCACGGCTCGTCCGCCTGCCGCCTGGGCGTGTCCCGCAACCCCGGCCAGTCCAAGCCCTGCCTCCTCGTAGGGAGCGCCCAAAGCAAGAGGAACGTCAGGCGCCTTTGA